CCTATTACCTGATCGACAAGTCCCGGCTGCTGCCGAACATGGAAAAGATCGCCTGGCTGCGCGAAAACTCCGGCGCAAAGGCCCTGCTGGCGCTGAAATGCTTTGCCACCTGGTCAGTCTTCGATTTCATGAGCGACTACATGGATGGCACCACCTCGTCTTCGCTCTACGAGGTCAAGCTGGGGCGCGAAAAATTCCCCGGCGAAACCCATGCCTATTCCGTCGCCTGGGCCGATCACGAGATCGACGAGGTGCTGGCCAATTCCGACAAGGTGATCTTCAACACCGCCGCGCAATTGCAACGCTTCGAAGGCGTCAGCCGCGACCATACCCGCGGTCTGCGGGTGAACCCCGGTGTCTCGACCTCGGATTTCGACCTGGCGGACCCGGCGCGGCCATTTTCGCGCCTTGGAGAACATGATCCCGAAGACATCGCCCCGGTGGCCGACCTGATTTCGGGCTTCATGTTCCACAACAATTGCGAGAACGCCGATTTCGACCGGTTCGACGCCATGCTGGGCGCGATTGAGCAGCGTTTCGGCCACCTGATCCGCAAGATGGACTGGATCTCGCTCGGGGGGGGCATCCATTTCACCGGCGCCGATTACCCGCTGCACCGCCTGGCCGAACGCCTGCGCCGCTTTGCCGGCGAGAACGAGGTGCAGGTCTATCTTGAACCGGGCGAGGCGGCGATCACCGGCTCAACCACGCTGGAAGTC
The Pseudooceanicola algae genome window above contains:
- a CDS encoding carboxynorspermidine decarboxylase; this translates as MLQTPYYLIDKSRLLPNMEKIAWLRENSGAKALLALKCFATWSVFDFMSDYMDGTTSSSLYEVKLGREKFPGETHAYSVAWADHEIDEVLANSDKVIFNTAAQLQRFEGVSRDHTRGLRVNPGVSTSDFDLADPARPFSRLGEHDPEDIAPVADLISGFMFHNNCENADFDRFDAMLGAIEQRFGHLIRKMDWISLGGGIHFTGADYPLHRLAERLRRFAGENEVQVYLEPGEAAITGSTTLEVSVLDTLFNGKNLAIVDSSIEAHMLDLLIYRESAKMAESGDQNWMICGKSCLAGDIFGEFRFDRTLKPGDRLSIEDAAGYTMVKKNWFNGVQMPAIAIRELDGTERLVRDFDYGDFVSALS